The genomic window GTTCGACGCGACAGTGGTGCAGGTCGACCCGGTCGGGACCAGCGACGGCACGCTGACCCGGTTCGGGGTGGTGCTCTCCTTCGACGAGGCCCCGAAGGAACTGCTGGTCGGGCAGAGCGCCAACGTGCGGGTGACCACCGGCAGCAAGGAGAACGTGCTGCGTGTGCCCAGTACTGCGGTGCACGATGTCAGTGGCCAGGACGGCACCGTTCGCAAGGACGGCGCCGAGGTCAAGGTGAAGTTGGGGCTTCGCGGCGACCAGTACACCGAGATCACGTCCGGGCTCACCGAAGCGGACTCGGTATCGAAGTCCTGGTAGCCCGTTCATAGCTGATTCAAAGAAAACGCTGATAGTTCTGTACGGTGCATTCCGATACCCGTAGCTCTCTGACAGTGGCCGACTCCGCGGCACGGCCGTCCCGTGTCCTGGTCGTCGACGACGAGCCGAACATCTCCGCGCTGCTCAGCGCGACACTGCGGCTGGTCGCCTTCGATGTGCGGGTCGCCGAGTCGGGGCACGGAGCTCTTCTGGCGGTGCAGGAGTTCGAGCCGGATCTGATCGTCCTGGACGTGATGCTTCCGGACCTCGACGGGATCGAGGTGGCCCGGCGGTTGCGTGCCGCCGGACATCGGGTCCCGGTCCTGTTCCTCACGGCCAGAGACGCGGTGGAGGATCGCATCCTGGGACTGTCGGCCGGCGCGGATGACTACGTCACCAAGCCGTTCAGTCTCGAGGAGGTCGTGCTACGGATACGCGCGATCCTGCGCCGCAGCCAGCCGGAGGAGCAGGAGGACACCGGGGTCCTGCGGTACGCGGACCTGGAACTGGACGAGGACGCCCACGAGGTGCGGCGCTCGGGCCGGCTGATCGAGTTGTCGCCGACCGAGTTCAACCTGCTGCGCTACCTGATGATCAACGCGGGCCGGGTGGTCAGCAAGGCACAGATCCTGGACCGGGTGTGGAAGTACGACTTCGGGGGCGACGGCCGCATCGTGGAGTCCTACGTCTACTACCTGCGTCGCAAGATCGACCGGACCGATCCGCCGCTGATCCACACGGTGCGGGGAGTGGGGTACGCCCTGCGTCTGCCTCGAAACGGCGAGGAGTGATCCCCTGGCGTTTTTGGACCCTCAAGTCCCGACTCGTCCTTGTCGTCGCCGTTTTGTCTGGTGTGGCACTGATTGTGGCCAACATCGTCGGCGTGCTGCTGATCCGGAAATATCTGGAAGACCGCATCGACGACCAGCTTGTCGGGATAAGTCGGCCGTTATCGGATTCGTCGCCGGGAGGTGGTCTCGGCGGCCCCCGCCCCGGCCGCTTCCGTGGCCTCGGCCCCGATCAGATCATGTACTTCTTCACGGTCGACGGGGCGCTGGACACCACCCGAAGCTCGCCGACCGACGAGACCCGGCCCCCCGCCTCGGCCTCGGGGACGTCTGGTGTGCCTTACACGGTGTCGACGGTTGCCGGGTCGGACTGGCGGGTGCTGACGGTCGACGTCGGCGACACCGGGGAGCGAGCCCTGATCGGCTACTCCCTGGTCGAGGTCGAACAGACCACCGAGCAACTGATCCTGATCGATGTCGGCGTGATGATGCTGCTGCTCACGGCACTCGGCTTCGGCGCGGCTTTCGTGGTCC from Actinoplanes derwentensis includes these protein-coding regions:
- a CDS encoding response regulator transcription factor — translated: MTVADSAARPSRVLVVDDEPNISALLSATLRLVAFDVRVAESGHGALLAVQEFEPDLIVLDVMLPDLDGIEVARRLRAAGHRVPVLFLTARDAVEDRILGLSAGADDYVTKPFSLEEVVLRIRAILRRSQPEEQEDTGVLRYADLELDEDAHEVRRSGRLIELSPTEFNLLRYLMINAGRVVSKAQILDRVWKYDFGGDGRIVESYVYYLRRKIDRTDPPLIHTVRGVGYALRLPRNGEE